The Rhodospirillaceae bacterium genome includes a region encoding these proteins:
- a CDS encoding RNA polymerase subunit sigma-24, whose protein sequence is MRSQAIISDQELVSNYLSGKESALAVLISRHQDRIFGYILHLVRDKQLAEDIFQDVFIKVVNTLRRKKYNEEGKFLPWVMRISHNLVIDYFRKKKRMPIVDGGEDFDIFDTIKREDPTIEDDLITSQIHSDVKELIEFLPEDQKQVLVMRHYQEMSFKEIAEDTNVSINTALGRMRYALINLRKLIEDKKIILTMD, encoded by the coding sequence ATGCGTTCACAAGCAATTATTAGCGATCAGGAATTGGTAAGCAATTACCTAAGCGGTAAAGAATCTGCATTGGCGGTATTAATTAGTCGTCATCAAGATCGGATTTTTGGGTATATTCTGCATTTAGTAAGAGATAAACAACTTGCAGAAGATATTTTTCAAGATGTATTTATTAAAGTAGTAAATACGCTCAGAAGAAAAAAATACAATGAGGAGGGGAAGTTTCTTCCTTGGGTAATGAGAATTTCTCACAATTTGGTAATCGACTACTTCAGAAAGAAGAAAAGAATGCCAATTGTAGATGGAGGAGAAGATTTTGATATTTTCGATACCATCAAACGAGAAGATCCAACAATTGAGGATGATTTAATTACATCTCAAATTCACAGTGATGTAAAAGAACTAATTGAGTTTTTACCAGAGGATCAAAAACAAGTGTTAGTTATGAGGCATTATCAGGAAATGAGCTTCAAAGAAATTGCAGAGGATACAAATGTTAGTATTAACACTGCACTTGGAAGAATGAGATATGCTTTAATTAACCTCAGAAAGTTAATTGAAGACAAAAAAATAATTTTAACGATGGATTAG
- the uvrA gene encoding excinuclease ABC subunit A: MKKDLDTKNNIIILGAKEHNLKNIDVSIPRNKLVVITGLSGSGKSSLAFDTLYAEGQRRYVESLSSYARQFLGKIEKPNVDHVHGISPAIAIEQKVTSKNSRSTVGTTTEIFDYLKLLYTKVGKTISPISGKEVKKDTIDDVTSFIESLTSESSVLLKTNLELTKDKNVDLLSILSQQGYNRIAVDDKVYKILDLDTMPEGKSYELVIDRFSADLSEEANLSRIKDSVEIAFFEGRGKLTIAPMNDVPARQFSNQFDRDGIKFEVPSLHFFSFNNPVGACKKCEGFGSIIGIDQDLVIPNKSLSIYDDAVMCWKGEKMSEWKHSLVLASTKFDFPIHKPIYDLTEEQLELLWTGNEHFKGLNDFFKFIEEKSYKIQYRVMLSRYRGKTKCNDCNGTRLRKDAQYVKVGGKSISEITSVSIKENLEFFLKLKLGKNDAIIADRLLLEIRTRIQFLADVGLGYLTLERQSSTLSGGESQRINLATSLGSTLVGSMYILDEPSIGLHSKDTERLVHVLKSLKNLGNTVIVVEHDEDIMREADLIIDLGPEAGRHGGELMFQGTHKDLIKSEKSLTAKYLTNRLRVEVPKKRRKWSKSIKVIGACENNLKGIDVEFPLNILCLITGISGSGKSSLVKTILLPCLKKHFDSYNGHTIKSDKIAGDLSSISRVEYIDQNPIGKSSRSNPITYIKAYDDIRNLYSDQQSSKINGYRPSHFSFNVDGGRCEMCEGEGINSIEMQFMADIHLTCEACNGQRFKDEILEVAFRGKNIYELLCLSVNEAIEFFDAENSNVLIIKRIIEKLKTLQDVGLGYVQLGQASSTLSGGEAQRIKLASYLDKGTNSSKKPILFIFDEPSTGLHFHDIKKLLGSMNRLIDLGHSIIVIEHNLDIVKCADWVIDLGPEGGSDGGELLFAGTPEGLAKCKRSYTAKYLKEKLR, from the coding sequence ATAAAGAAGGATTTAGACACAAAAAACAACATTATTATCTTAGGTGCTAAGGAACACAACCTAAAGAACATAGATGTTTCGATCCCTAGAAATAAATTGGTTGTAATTACCGGATTATCTGGCTCAGGTAAGTCTTCGCTTGCTTTTGACACTTTATATGCTGAAGGACAAAGACGCTATGTTGAGAGTTTATCTTCATATGCTAGGCAATTCTTAGGAAAAATAGAAAAACCAAATGTAGATCATGTTCATGGCATTTCGCCTGCAATTGCAATAGAGCAAAAAGTAACATCAAAAAACTCCAGATCAACCGTAGGTACCACCACAGAAATATTCGATTATCTGAAGCTATTGTATACTAAAGTGGGCAAAACCATCTCCCCTATTTCTGGAAAAGAGGTAAAAAAAGACACAATTGACGATGTTACCTCATTTATTGAATCGTTGACGAGTGAATCAAGTGTACTTCTTAAAACCAATCTTGAACTTACTAAAGACAAAAATGTTGATTTACTGAGTATTTTAAGTCAGCAAGGGTATAATCGAATTGCAGTTGATGATAAAGTTTATAAGATTCTTGATTTAGATACCATGCCTGAGGGTAAGAGTTATGAGCTGGTTATTGACAGATTTAGCGCAGACTTATCAGAAGAAGCCAATTTAAGCAGAATTAAAGACTCCGTTGAAATTGCTTTTTTTGAGGGAAGAGGTAAATTAACCATCGCCCCAATGAACGATGTTCCTGCCAGACAGTTTTCAAATCAGTTTGATCGTGATGGGATTAAATTCGAAGTTCCGAGCCTACATTTCTTTAGTTTCAATAACCCCGTTGGTGCGTGCAAAAAATGTGAAGGTTTTGGAAGTATAATAGGTATAGACCAGGACCTGGTGATTCCTAATAAGAGTTTATCTATTTATGACGATGCTGTTATGTGTTGGAAAGGCGAAAAAATGAGTGAATGGAAGCATTCGTTAGTATTGGCCAGTACTAAATTCGATTTCCCTATTCATAAGCCAATATATGATCTCACAGAAGAGCAATTAGAATTGCTTTGGACCGGAAACGAGCATTTTAAGGGTTTAAACGATTTTTTCAAATTTATTGAAGAAAAAAGTTACAAGATTCAATACCGCGTAATGTTGTCGCGTTACAGAGGTAAAACTAAATGTAATGACTGCAATGGAACACGTTTACGAAAAGATGCTCAATATGTAAAAGTTGGAGGTAAATCCATTAGTGAAATTACTTCTGTATCTATTAAAGAGAATCTGGAATTTTTCTTGAAGCTTAAACTTGGTAAGAATGATGCAATAATTGCCGACAGGTTATTGCTGGAAATTCGTACACGGATTCAATTTCTTGCTGATGTTGGTTTGGGCTATCTTACTCTTGAAAGACAGTCTTCAACGCTATCAGGCGGTGAATCACAAAGAATTAACCTGGCAACGTCGCTTGGAAGCACTTTAGTAGGCTCAATGTATATTCTGGATGAGCCAAGCATTGGTTTACACTCGAAAGACACAGAAAGGCTTGTACATGTCTTAAAATCATTAAAAAACCTGGGAAATACAGTTATTGTTGTTGAGCACGACGAAGATATCATGCGTGAAGCAGATTTAATAATTGACCTTGGTCCTGAGGCCGGAAGACATGGTGGTGAGTTGATGTTTCAAGGAACTCATAAAGACCTGATAAAATCTGAAAAGAGTCTTACAGCCAAGTATCTCACAAACAGGCTACGAGTAGAGGTTCCGAAAAAAAGAAGAAAGTGGAGTAAAAGCATTAAAGTTATTGGAGCCTGTGAAAATAACCTCAAAGGCATTGACGTTGAATTTCCGCTTAATATTTTGTGCTTAATTACCGGTATAAGCGGTTCTGGAAAATCTTCGTTGGTAAAAACAATTTTATTACCGTGTCTCAAAAAGCACTTTGACAGCTACAATGGTCACACGATTAAATCAGATAAAATAGCGGGTGATTTAAGTAGCATTAGCAGGGTAGAATACATCGATCAAAACCCAATCGGAAAATCATCGAGGAGTAATCCGATTACCTATATTAAAGCATACGATGACATTCGTAACCTTTATTCAGATCAACAATCGTCTAAGATTAATGGATACCGACCATCCCACTTTTCTTTTAATGTTGATGGTGGCAGATGCGAAATGTGTGAAGGAGAAGGCATTAATTCGATAGAAATGCAGTTTATGGCCGACATTCATTTAACGTGCGAGGCCTGCAACGGACAACGTTTTAAGGATGAGATTCTTGAAGTAGCATTTCGAGGCAAGAATATTTACGAACTGCTTTGTTTATCTGTTAATGAAGCCATCGAGTTCTTTGATGCAGAGAATAGTAACGTATTGATTATCAAACGAATMATTGAAAAACTGAAAACACTGCAAGATGTTGGTCTCGGCTATGTACAATTAGGGCAAGCTTCGAGCACGCTTAGTGGTGGTGAGGCCCAAAGGATCAAATTAGCATCATATCTAGACAAAGGCACGAATTCGAGTAAAAAACCAATTTTGTTCATTTTCGACGAACCATCTACCGGCCTACATTTCCATGACATTAAAAAGTTACTTGGTTCAATGAATCGATTGATAGACCTTGGACATTCAATAATCGTAATTGAACACAACCTGGACATCGTAAAATGTGCCGATTGGGTGATTGACTTAGGCCCTGAAGGAGGATCAGACGGTGGCGAACTACTATTTGCCGGCACACCCGAGGGATTAGCTAAATGCAAGAGATCGTATACGGCAAAGTATCTTAAGGAGAAGCTGAGGTAG